The proteins below come from a single Cannabis sativa cultivar Pink pepper isolate KNU-18-1 chromosome 3, ASM2916894v1, whole genome shotgun sequence genomic window:
- the LOC133036184 gene encoding uncharacterized protein LOC133036184: MEAVLNNISSCAQSLGKWHEKKYGKLPKNIWNTKRRLAEAENKDSYACDQFEVNELESQLSDLLEKEEIFWQQRSRIQWLKAGDQNTKFFHQYANTRRQNNAIPGLTNEAGVLCSDGDDILSIIE; the protein is encoded by the exons ATGGAGGCTGTGCTTAATAACATCTCCTCTTGTGCTCAAAGCTTAGGTAAGTGGCATGAAAAGAAATATGGTAAGCTGCCTAAGAATATTTGGAACACTAAGCGAAGGTTAGCTGAAGCTGAAAATAAGGATAGTTATGCATGTGATCAGTTTGAAGTTAATGAGTTAGAATCTCAACTTTCAGATTTACtagaaaaagaagaaatatTTTGGCAGCAAAGATCTAGAATACAGTGGTTGAAAGCAGGAGATCAAAATACGAAATTTTTTCATCAATATGCTAATACAAGGAGACAAAATAATGCTATTCCAG GACTGACTAATGAAGCTGGTGTTTTGTGCTCTGATGGGGATGACATTCTGAGTATTATTGAATGA